The Chryseolinea soli genome contains a region encoding:
- a CDS encoding ligand-binding sensor domain-containing protein yields MTRTALSCLFVWIAALGLFPCRAQLPAFRFETITTRDGLPSNTVLSATRDRSGFMWFGTRLCPVRYDGTTFKSFLTPETKFVAGIAHDQANTLWLASDLNGVCRIDSLRKTMEPVPGMTDKQTGDFFIDSKGVGWYSDRRGVNRIDLKTGKIKHYDFEQTTFVWIKASFVEDADHTLWAIGRDNGLFRYDAQKDSMICVWGMDCKDPSRREQLLLNTAYADRDGYLWIGSYDHGLIQYNTRTGARQMFATGQRKNEVRCVEEGTDEFGKRILWIGNEQTVGIFRPEQKEFYFFPGILDEPFEVNDIYRDTQNDIVWICTSRGIVKYHPRSNLFQGHELPKNLVHWPVDVNVILPDQRKGYEHVFYLGLSHSGVLRWDMASGTYSLIAFSHEATAETRWMVQRADGTLWIGTDRLDYRRPGIFVYDLEKEKLITPPLSVLANTYFSVPFFMYGFFDPHDHLWLGNSDEGIHILDEKLQKDVTPWSDATQRDLLKNNNLLMSIVSSPQGKIWLGTYGGLYQADENSKQFTALDKNALPDSIPDHAVNSILEDHAGNLWVARWGSLTQLDAAGKVAAIYTTANGFYDRENRGLAEDHSGHVWMGNYEGLYCIFPSLKRTLRFTVNDGLFSDNTAGRLFTSADKNLLFVGQTNGFNFIDVRQLLEPLHPPPLAISSFKIHEKEQHLNFNAPITLAREDNSFTVDFVALNFRKQHDNQYAYSLEGFEKDWNYIHANHQAYYTNLNPGSYTLHLKAGDAFGNWSPHEVKLQLIVLPAFYETWWFRTLVILTIAAILYALYRYRINQLLRLQHIRNRISADLHDELGSSLSSISIMGALAQNKLAGEHPSKPFLERMVDEVQQISGSLDDIVWNISPKNDALASLIARMTRYSSELFEAKQISYQFAIPEYIEQISLTMEQRRNVYLVFKESVNNLVKYSHCTHATVTISIDHKTLLLSIEDDGQGFDPKARTDRNGIYNLRERAAELRGTIEIHSEAGKGTRIVLRFPLKQHDPKGVLKMNRQ; encoded by the coding sequence ATGACCCGGACTGCTTTGTCATGCCTGTTCGTATGGATCGCTGCGCTAGGGCTATTTCCCTGCCGGGCGCAGCTCCCGGCCTTCCGGTTTGAAACCATCACTACGCGCGATGGCCTGCCGAGCAACACCGTGCTGTCGGCTACGCGCGACCGCTCCGGGTTTATGTGGTTTGGTACCCGTCTATGTCCGGTGCGATATGACGGCACCACGTTCAAAAGTTTTTTAACACCTGAAACAAAATTTGTTGCCGGCATCGCCCATGACCAGGCCAACACCCTATGGCTTGCATCGGATCTGAACGGCGTTTGCCGGATCGACTCGTTGCGAAAAACGATGGAACCCGTGCCCGGCATGACCGACAAACAGACAGGCGATTTCTTTATCGACTCGAAAGGTGTAGGATGGTACAGCGACCGCCGGGGCGTTAATCGCATCGATCTGAAGACCGGCAAGATCAAACATTATGATTTTGAACAGACCACCTTTGTGTGGATCAAAGCTTCGTTTGTAGAAGATGCCGACCATACCCTCTGGGCTATTGGCCGCGACAACGGGTTGTTTCGCTACGATGCCCAAAAAGACAGCATGATCTGCGTGTGGGGAATGGATTGCAAAGATCCCTCGCGGCGCGAACAACTGCTCCTCAACACCGCCTATGCCGACCGCGACGGTTACTTGTGGATCGGATCGTATGACCATGGCCTGATCCAATACAACACCCGGACGGGCGCCCGCCAGATGTTTGCCACAGGCCAACGCAAGAACGAAGTGCGCTGCGTGGAAGAAGGAACCGATGAATTTGGGAAACGCATCCTTTGGATCGGCAACGAGCAAACCGTGGGCATCTTCCGGCCGGAACAAAAAGAATTCTACTTCTTTCCCGGTATCCTGGACGAACCCTTTGAAGTGAACGACATCTATCGCGACACCCAAAACGACATCGTGTGGATCTGCACCTCGCGGGGCATTGTGAAATATCACCCGCGCAGCAATCTTTTTCAGGGCCACGAACTCCCGAAAAACCTCGTGCATTGGCCGGTAGACGTGAACGTGATCCTGCCCGACCAACGCAAAGGATATGAACATGTCTTTTACCTCGGGTTGTCACACAGCGGCGTACTGCGCTGGGACATGGCATCGGGGACTTATTCGCTGATCGCCTTCTCCCACGAAGCCACTGCCGAAACACGGTGGATGGTGCAGCGTGCAGACGGCACCCTTTGGATCGGGACGGATCGTCTCGACTATAGACGCCCCGGCATTTTCGTATACGATCTTGAAAAAGAAAAACTGATCACACCGCCGCTCAGCGTCTTGGCCAACACCTACTTCTCCGTTCCGTTCTTTATGTACGGCTTCTTCGACCCGCACGATCACCTCTGGCTTGGCAACTCCGACGAGGGCATTCACATCCTGGATGAAAAACTTCAAAAAGATGTGACCCCGTGGAGCGACGCCACCCAGCGCGACCTCCTGAAAAACAACAACCTGCTCATGAGCATCGTCAGCAGCCCACAGGGAAAAATATGGCTGGGCACTTATGGAGGTTTGTACCAGGCCGATGAAAACTCAAAACAGTTTACAGCGCTCGACAAAAATGCGCTACCGGACTCTATCCCCGACCACGCCGTGAATTCCATCCTGGAAGACCATGCGGGTAACCTGTGGGTGGCGCGTTGGGGAAGTCTCACGCAACTGGATGCCGCGGGAAAGGTCGCCGCGATCTACACCACCGCCAACGGTTTTTACGATCGCGAAAACCGGGGCCTGGCCGAAGACCACTCGGGACATGTCTGGATGGGTAACTACGAAGGATTGTATTGCATCTTTCCATCATTGAAACGCACCTTGCGGTTTACCGTGAACGACGGCCTGTTCAGCGACAACACCGCCGGCCGGCTGTTTACCAGTGCAGATAAAAATCTCCTCTTTGTCGGCCAGACGAACGGATTCAATTTTATCGACGTGCGTCAATTGCTGGAGCCCCTCCATCCGCCACCGTTGGCCATCAGCAGTTTCAAGATCCATGAAAAAGAGCAGCACCTGAATTTTAACGCGCCCATCACGTTGGCCCGCGAGGACAATTCTTTTACGGTCGATTTTGTGGCGCTTAACTTTCGCAAACAACACGACAACCAATACGCCTATTCCCTCGAGGGATTTGAAAAGGATTGGAACTACATCCATGCCAATCACCAGGCCTACTACACCAACCTGAACCCGGGAAGCTACACGCTTCACCTCAAGGCTGGCGATGCGTTTGGCAACTGGAGTCCACACGAAGTAAAACTCCAGCTCATCGTGTTACCGGCATTTTATGAGACGTGGTGGTTCCGGACGCTCGTCATTCTGACCATTGCCGCGATCTTGTATGCGTTGTATCGTTATCGCATCAACCAATTGCTGCGCCTGCAACACATCCGCAACCGGATCTCGGCCGACCTCCACGATGAGTTGGGTTCATCCCTCAGCAGCATCAGCATCATGGGTGCGCTTGCCCAAAATAAACTGGCCGGCGAACATCCTTCCAAACCTTTCCTGGAACGCATGGTGGACGAGGTGCAACAGATCAGCGGTTCGCTGGACGACATTGTGTGGAACATCAGCCCCAAGAACGACGCGCTGGCCAGCCTCATCGCCCGCATGACCCGCTACTCGTCCGAACTCTTTGAAGCCAAGCAGATCAGTTATCAATTTGCCATCCCCGAATATATTGAGCAGATCAGCCTGACCATGGAGCAACGCCGCAACGTCTATCTCGTGTTCAAAGAGTCGGTGAACAACCTGGTGAAATATTCGCACTGCACCCATGCCACGGTCACCATCTCGATCGATCACAAGACCCTTTTGCTCTCCATCGAGGACGATGGCCAGGGTTTCGACCCCAAAGCGCGAACGGACCGCAATGGCATCTACAACCTCCGGGAGCGGGCCGCCGAGCTACGGGGCACCATCGAGATCCATTCGGAGGCCGGAAAAGGCACGCGCATTGTGTTGCGCTTCCCCCTGAAGCAGCATGACCCAAAAGGGGTATTGAAAATGAATAGACAGTAG